From a region of the Caldalkalibacillus thermarum genome:
- the secD gene encoding protein translocase subunit SecD translates to MRWSMIVIFLAIIIGGFTFMAFSVDSVISNITLGLDLQGGFEILYKVVPVNEEQQVTQSLLHDTYTALYRRVDAMGVSEPDLRVEGEDRIRVRLAGVHDPEEARRFLSTEARLSFRNTEDEFLFGGEHLKEGSARAVFDEYNRPIVMLEFKDPDLIRQITSEYLHDIIVIWLDFDEETDSFREEMLKEDPKFLSAPEVKSVLSTEASITGFQSYEEAEELASLLNAGALPVQLEELTARSVSPTLGERALDLTVRAGMIGGALIALYMLLYYRLPGLVAALALFFYVYFILVVFNWMNAVLTLPGIAALVLGIGMAVDANIITNERIKEEIRSGKTMMSSFRAGSKRSLRTIMDANITTIIAAGVLFYFGDFAIQGFALMLIVSIVLSLVTAVLGSRLLLGLLVASRAFDNKPRWFGVKESEISEL, encoded by the coding sequence ATGAGATGGAGCATGATCGTCATCTTCCTGGCCATCATTATCGGCGGCTTCACGTTTATGGCCTTCAGCGTGGACAGTGTCATCAGCAACATCACCCTTGGCCTTGATTTACAAGGTGGATTTGAAATTTTGTACAAGGTTGTACCCGTAAACGAAGAACAGCAGGTCACCCAGTCCCTGTTACATGATACATATACCGCCTTATACCGCCGGGTTGATGCCATGGGTGTCAGCGAGCCCGACCTGCGGGTGGAAGGGGAAGACCGCATCCGCGTCCGCCTGGCGGGAGTGCATGATCCAGAGGAGGCCCGGCGCTTTTTGTCCACAGAGGCACGTCTTTCCTTTCGCAACACGGAGGATGAGTTTCTGTTCGGGGGAGAACACTTGAAGGAAGGGTCTGCCCGGGCGGTGTTTGACGAGTATAACCGGCCTATCGTCATGTTGGAATTTAAGGACCCAGACCTCATCCGCCAGATTACGTCTGAATATCTGCATGATATTATTGTGATTTGGCTCGACTTTGATGAAGAAACCGATTCCTTTCGGGAAGAAATGTTAAAAGAGGACCCTAAATTTTTGTCAGCACCTGAAGTGAAGAGTGTGTTAAGCACTGAAGCAAGCATCACAGGATTCCAAAGTTATGAAGAAGCAGAAGAGCTGGCCAGCCTACTGAATGCTGGCGCTTTGCCTGTTCAGCTGGAGGAGCTGACGGCGCGCAGCGTCAGTCCCACCCTTGGGGAGCGGGCCCTGGACTTGACGGTAAGGGCGGGGATGATTGGCGGGGCCCTGATCGCCCTGTACATGCTCCTTTACTACCGTTTGCCCGGTCTGGTGGCTGCATTGGCCCTGTTCTTTTATGTGTATTTCATCCTGGTTGTCTTCAACTGGATGAATGCGGTGCTAACCTTGCCTGGCATTGCGGCTCTTGTACTCGGGATCGGCATGGCGGTAGACGCCAATATTATTACCAATGAACGGATTAAGGAAGAGATCCGCTCCGGCAAAACGATGATGTCCTCCTTCCGGGCGGGTTCCAAACGGTCGCTCCGCACCATTATGGACGCCAATATTACCACCATCATTGCTGCAGGGGTTCTATTTTACTTCGGGGACTTTGCCATTCAGGGCTTTGCCCTGATGCTTATTGTCAGTATTGTGCTCAGCCTGGTGACCGCTGTTTTGGGGTCGCGCCTGTTGCTTGGCCTCTTGGTGGCCAGCCGGGCCTTTGACAACAAGCCCCGCTGGTTCGGTGTGAAGGAGAGTGAGATCAGTGAACTTTAA
- a CDS encoding cation diffusion facilitator family transporter, which translates to MTTKQRFQQAEFAAWVGIVGNLFLAVLKAIVGTVGNSRALVADAVHSASDVIGSVAVLIGLKAAKLPPDSDHPYGHGKAESIAAIIVAVILFLAGLQIGYSSFQALFAPAVTPSVLAVFVALFSIVMKELMFQYKFRLGKKLNSDALITNAWEHRSDVLSSVAALIGIGGAVLGGYLGLPWLVYLDPLAGILVSLLVMRVAWKLGRESIHNTLDHVLHEEDALKLRKTVESVNGVIRVDELYAREHGHYVIVDVKIAVDPDLTVEEGHQIGKQVKDKLMKDHEHVQDVLVHVNPYREKPAFSSSFPKKP; encoded by the coding sequence ATGACAACCAAGCAACGTTTTCAGCAAGCGGAGTTTGCTGCCTGGGTGGGCATTGTCGGCAACCTGTTTTTGGCTGTGCTTAAAGCCATAGTGGGAACGGTCGGCAACAGCCGGGCGCTGGTGGCAGATGCCGTCCATTCCGCTTCTGATGTGATCGGCTCTGTGGCGGTGTTAATCGGGTTGAAGGCGGCCAAACTGCCGCCTGATTCGGACCATCCGTATGGGCATGGCAAGGCAGAGTCCATTGCGGCTATTATTGTGGCGGTTATCTTGTTCCTGGCCGGGTTGCAAATCGGTTACAGTTCGTTTCAGGCCTTGTTTGCACCGGCTGTCACACCCAGTGTGCTCGCTGTGTTTGTCGCCCTGTTTTCGATTGTGATGAAGGAGCTCATGTTTCAGTATAAATTCAGGCTGGGAAAAAAATTGAACAGCGATGCCCTGATTACCAATGCTTGGGAGCACCGTTCAGACGTGTTATCTTCCGTGGCTGCTTTAATCGGCATCGGCGGGGCTGTGCTAGGTGGCTATCTTGGCCTACCGTGGCTGGTCTACCTTGATCCGCTGGCTGGCATTCTGGTCTCCTTGCTGGTTATGAGAGTCGCCTGGAAGCTGGGCAGAGAGTCCATTCACAATACGCTGGACCATGTCCTGCATGAGGAAGATGCCCTAAAGTTGCGTAAAACCGTGGAATCGGTAAACGGTGTGATACGGGTCGATGAGTTATATGCCCGGGAGCATGGCCATTATGTGATTGTTGACGTAAAGATTGCAGTAGACCCGGACCTTACAGTGGAAGAGGGGCATCAGATCGGCAAGCAGGTCAAAGACAAACTGATGAAAGATCATGAGCATGTGCAGGACGTGCTCGTGCATGTCAATCCCTACCGGGAAAAACCGGCTTTCTCATCCTCTTTCCCAAAAAAGCCGTAA
- the secF gene encoding protein translocase subunit SecF, translating to MNFNFDPESSRFQFVKHRYKYFLVSAVLIGLGLVIIAVLGLNLGVDFESGSTLEILIQGQPFTTEDVQAVFAELGLEPGDIRLIGNNNEIAEVRFIGTLDQEEINRVREAFAERFGEIDINESTVSPLVARELANQAVYGILLASLAVIIYVAIRFEYRFGIAAIIALFHDALFIVAVFALLRLEVDLTFIAAVLTIVGYSINDTIVIFDRLRENMKFAKLKRVEDLEQLVNRSIVENLPRTLNTSITVVFAALALYLLGGEGIRNFSFALLIGLLAGTYSSIFIAAQLWFEWKKRELKKKMFQPQNA from the coding sequence GTGAACTTTAATTTTGATCCAGAATCCAGCCGGTTTCAATTTGTCAAGCACCGGTATAAATATTTCCTCGTCTCAGCTGTCTTAATCGGTCTGGGGCTTGTCATCATTGCTGTGCTGGGTCTTAATCTGGGCGTGGATTTTGAAAGTGGTTCCACTTTGGAAATATTAATTCAGGGTCAGCCTTTTACCACTGAAGATGTGCAGGCGGTCTTTGCCGAACTTGGGCTGGAGCCTGGTGACATCCGCCTGATCGGCAACAATAATGAGATAGCCGAAGTGCGTTTTATCGGCACCTTGGACCAAGAGGAAATTAATCGGGTGCGCGAAGCCTTTGCCGAGCGGTTTGGTGAGATTGATATCAACGAATCGACCGTTTCGCCCCTGGTCGCCCGGGAACTGGCCAATCAAGCGGTATACGGGATCCTGCTGGCTTCCCTAGCGGTGATCATTTACGTGGCCATCCGCTTTGAATACCGCTTTGGGATCGCGGCCATCATCGCCCTGTTTCATGACGCCCTGTTCATTGTGGCTGTGTTTGCCCTGTTGCGTCTGGAAGTGGATCTGACGTTTATTGCTGCAGTGTTAACCATTGTGGGTTATTCGATCAACGATACCATCGTTATCTTTGACCGTTTGCGGGAAAACATGAAGTTTGCCAAGCTGAAAAGGGTAGAAGACTTGGAACAACTGGTCAACCGCAGCATCGTGGAAAATCTGCCCCGCACCTTAAACACATCGATCACTGTGGTTTTTGCAGCCTTGGCCCTGTATCTGTTGGGGGGAGAGGGGATTCGTAACTTTTCCTTTGCCCTGTTGATTGGCTTATTAGCCGGAACGTATTCTTCCATCTTTATTGCCGCCCAATTGTGGTTTGAATGGAAAAAACGGGAGCTTAAAAAAAAGATGTTCCAACCCCAGAATGCCTGA